The following coding sequences lie in one Candidatus Zixiibacteriota bacterium genomic window:
- a CDS encoding DNA modification methylase produces MKKTAKISKMADARDSSSMKVEQIPVEKLKPNTRNPRVNDDAVDAVARSIQTYGFNNPIITDVDLNIAAGHTRLKAAKRLGLKVVPVIRVPGLIGSKFTGFVIADNKTAEIAEWDQELLNRLVAELNTDVDFDLGSLGFDDAELTKILDESCDFEDDKEDQAPPLPANPVTNIGDLWTLGGHRLLCGDATKVDDLLKLTAGQKIDSLVTDPPYGVSYHSRGQKRDEWGDIKNDDLDLASLEEFLRIVFQNVAQICRTGATAYVFHGISGAGIRVAFERAFLSVGFHLSSTIIWVKQAASMGWQDYREQHEAILYGWIGEGHRKIRDRTQTTVWQIDREGDYQHPTQKPVALISKALRNSTVRDDFVLDPFVGSGTTLIACEQLGRRCFAMEVEPKYCDVVIRRWEICTGNKARLMKARKHRTSEEN; encoded by the coding sequence ATGAAGAAAACAGCAAAGATCAGCAAGATGGCCGACGCACGTGATAGCTCATCGATGAAAGTCGAGCAAATCCCGGTCGAGAAACTCAAACCCAACACTAGGAATCCACGAGTCAATGATGACGCCGTTGATGCCGTCGCGCGGTCGATCCAAACATACGGCTTCAACAACCCGATCATCACAGATGTCGATCTGAACATCGCTGCCGGTCACACACGTCTCAAGGCAGCCAAGCGGCTCGGCTTGAAAGTGGTCCCCGTGATCCGAGTACCAGGATTGATAGGCTCCAAATTCACCGGATTCGTTATCGCAGACAACAAGACTGCTGAAATCGCCGAGTGGGATCAGGAACTGCTGAACAGGCTGGTGGCAGAGCTAAACACGGACGTCGACTTCGATCTGGGATCGCTCGGCTTCGATGACGCAGAGTTGACTAAGATTCTGGATGAGAGTTGCGACTTCGAAGACGACAAAGAGGATCAGGCGCCTCCATTGCCAGCCAACCCGGTTACCAATATCGGCGATCTGTGGACTCTCGGCGGTCATCGTCTCTTGTGTGGAGATGCAACGAAGGTAGATGATCTGCTGAAGCTGACAGCAGGGCAGAAGATCGACAGTCTTGTGACAGACCCACCATACGGAGTGAGCTATCACAGCCGTGGTCAGAAGAGGGACGAGTGGGGTGATATCAAGAACGATGACCTTGACTTGGCATCTCTGGAGGAGTTCTTACGGATTGTCTTCCAGAATGTCGCTCAGATATGTCGTACGGGCGCAACCGCGTACGTCTTTCATGGGATCAGCGGAGCCGGCATTCGCGTTGCATTTGAGCGAGCTTTTCTATCCGTTGGATTTCACCTTTCCTCAACCATCATTTGGGTGAAACAGGCGGCGTCAATGGGATGGCAAGACTATCGAGAGCAACATGAGGCAATTCTGTACGGCTGGATAGGGGAGGGTCATCGTAAGATCAGGGACCGCACGCAGACAACAGTGTGGCAGATTGACCGAGAGGGCGACTACCAGCATCCGACTCAAAAACCTGTAGCATTGATATCCAAGGCATTGAGGAACTCAACCGTCCGAGACGATTTCGTGCTTGATCCGTTTGTTGGCTCCGGCACGACGTTAATCGCTTGTGAGCAACTCGGGCGTCGCTGTTTTGCCATGGAAGTCGAGCCAAAGTATTGTGATGTAGTCATACGCCGCTGGGAAATATGCACAGGGAACAAGGCTCGGCTGATGAAAGCCAGGAAGCACAGAACTTCGGAGGAGAATTAG